CGTCGATACCCGGTGGCGCTTCGATAGCCTGATCCGAGTCCGTTTTGCCGACGATCACCTCATCGCGACTGACCGCCACCGCACTGGCCGGCAGCTCTTTGATTTTAACCATGGCTTTGTCAATTCCCAACGCTCCGGTCACTTTGGTATCACCACGGGCCGAGCGGCCCAGCTTAAGATGCGGTGCGATGGTCACTTCGGCTTCTGGCAACTTAGCCACCTCAAAGTCATTGCCAAGCACATCAAGATCGGCAATGCCATCCAGGCCCAACAAACCATCGATGGCAAGCCGACCGCCGCCAGAACGAAGGCTGCCGTGTACTTGAAGTTGCTGATCATCATTCACGGCATCGGCATGCAACTGAATATCGGACAAAACAATACCCAGTTCATCAATTTGTAAGCGGCCATCCTCCAAACTCAGACGCCCCTGAGCAACTGGCTGAGGCAGCGTGCCCCCCAATTTCAGATCGGCACCGAATCGCCCCTTAAGCCCGGACATATTGGGCACCAGATCCTGAAACAAACCAAGATCGTTGATTTTTGCCGCCAGATTTCCGGCCAAGCTCTGTCCGGGACCTTGATCCAGTTGCAACTGAGCGCGGATAAAGTCGCTACCGTCAGTCGCCAAATCAAGATCGGCAGTCAGACGCTCGCCAGCGAGATTGCCGAACAGAACGGCCTTGCGAAACGGCACCACCTACCCATTCCGGCCAACCGGCAGCGACACGCCGGCGTCTGCCAGCGCCAATCGATAATCCCCCTGCAAACCGCTCCCGCGTTTGCGAACCTCCGCAGTCGCGGCTAAGCTGCCAAAAAGTTGCCAATGCGCCGGCAGATAAGCGCTTAGCAAATCCAACGGATAGTCGCTGACCCGCCCCTGACCGCTCAGATCGCCATTTGCCAGATAATCGCCCTGCAAACAGATTAACGCACTCGCTTGCGTCAGACAGGTATCGGCCAAGCGCACATCGGCACCGGCAGGCCGCTGCTCTATCGTCAGGGCAGCGGCTTGGCGCAATTCCCAGGCACCGAGTCGAGGGACTTGCAAGGATAAAGCCTGCAACGCCCCTTGCCAGCGCGGTGCTTGCCAGCCGCCGGCCAGCGCCAGCGCCAATTGCCCCTGCGGCGCACGGACATCCAGGCTAACGCTGTGTTTTGCTGAACTGCCGCTGGCGGCTATCGCCACGCTGTCGATTGTGTCGTGACCGCTAAGTACATGTTGGGCATGCATTTGTAGCCGGATTTGGGCGTTTGGCTGAAAATCCAAGGTCAGATCAAATGCGCCGACTTGCTGTTGCGCATAGCCAAGCCCCGCAGCCTGCGCCGTCAACTCAATATCCGGCAAATGCCAATCGCCGCGCAGAAGACCGTTAACATGCGCTTTGCCGCGCAGACCGGGCCACAAACCGGCTAAAGCCGGCGTATGCAAATCAAAGCGAAGCGCGGATTCAGCCGGACCCAAACGGCCATCAGCGTGTAACCGATTGGCACCTGACGACAGTTGTAACTGATCGACCGCCACAACCTGCCCGTCCAGCGCAAATTTTCCCCCACCGCTCAACGGCTTGCCGAGCAATTGACCATCCAGCCTATGCAGTTGCGCCTTAAACTGCGGCGCGCCCGTGTTCAAATTTCCCTCGACATCCCCATCAAGCGATAAGCGCCCCGGCAAATCCGGCACCAATACCGCCGGGTTAAAATCTCTGGCGTGCGCGTGCAAAGCAAATTCGACGGCGTCCTGCCAGGCAATCGCGCCGTCGACAGCCAAGCTGCCTGCCTTGGACGCCACCAGGAATCGTTGGAGTTTGGCAGACGTCGGCGTACCGTCCATCGCCAGCTCCACGTGTGCATCCGGTAACTCGGCTCGCCGCACATCGGCGGTCAGCTTGGCCTGATAGGCTGAGAAATTACCCTGCAACGCCAGCGAACCCTGCGGACTTGTCAAATGCGGAAGATCGCCGACCAAGGGCCAGCGCGCATCGACCCAATCGCCTTGCAATGTAAAGCCGGGGGCTTGTAACAGCTCATCAATCTGACCGTGCAAGGTCGCAGCGAATGGTCCTGAAGCGTTGATGTCCAGTACCAAGCGCTTCAGATCGCCGCTGAATTTGCTCGCTGCCTGCCAGTTGCCATATTCGGCCGAACGCAACTGACACTTCGCGTTCAGCGCCAGTGGATAGCCGCCACCTAAGCCCAACCATCCATTTAGATCAAGCTGATAGTCCGCAGCCTCAGCGACCATATGGGTTAAATGCAAGCGGCCGCCTTCGGTGTTGGCAGACAAAGTGAGATTTGGGAGATCGTGACGTTGCCCGGACTGGATGAATGTAGCATCGTTAACCGTCAAACGATCCAAGCGCAGCGCCAGCGGCACGGGTAACGAGGCTTCCGGGTCAAAATGACTGCTGCTATCCGCCTGCTGAGTGCCCGGCTCCAGGGTCAATTCCAGGCCCTCGGTGGCGATCTCGTCGATCTGCAATGCGCCTTTCAACAAAGCAAGCGGAGACCAAGCCAGCGAGAGGTAGCGGAGTTTGAGTTGAGTGCCATCGGCATGGTACTGCACCCCTGCCAACTGCAAACGATGCAACAGGGTGCCGTCGATGTTGTTAATGCTGGTCTCGGTCGGCAATACTTGCTGAATCAGCCAGCGACTTCCCGACTGGCTGTTGGCCATAGCCAGCACGACCGCCAACAGCAGCAACAGCAAAGGCAGTACCAGTAGTAGCCTCCGCAGATACCTCCCAGGCCAGCGCCATAGGCTCATAAACGTGTCCCTGCGGCAAAATGGACTTGAAACGAGGAGTCGGCGGGTTGCAGGGGCACGGCAAAATCCAGGCGTACCAAACCAATCGGCGAGTACCAACGCACCCCCAAACCCACACCGGTCTTCACTTGAATGCCGTCCAAATTATAGGCATTGCCGGCATCGATAAAGGCGGCCGCCCCCCAATTGTCGAGTACCGAGTGTTCATATTCAACGCTGACCACACTCAAAAAACGCCCGCCCACTACCGCGCCCGTAGCGTCCTTAGGTCCCAGTTCTTTGTAACTGTAACCACGTATGCTGTTCATACCGCCGGCAAAATAACGATAAGTAGTGGGTAGCTTGTCGAAATTATCCACCAGCGTGGCGCCTTGCTCGCCACGCAGCACAATGCGTCCCACGTCGCCAACGGGGTGCATCCACACGCCCGCCACAAACCCTTGCAGCATACTGATATGGGACAGCGGGCTTTTGTAGCTGCCATCCACTGAGAACTCCAACCGATAGCCACGTGTCGGTCGAAGCGGATTGTCCGATACCGAACGCAACCAACTGCCGCCGGGTAACAGCAATAGCGTCGTGTCGGTCGTATTCGCCGCCGTATACTTCTCGTAACTGTAGTCGATGAACAATGTCTGCTTCCAGCCACTGGTGAATGCGTGCTTCAAGCGCGCCGATAATTTCCCTGCCCACGAGGTATAACTGGTCGTGTCTTCGCGTTTCACACCCGCACCAAAGCTCAAGGAATCGTTGAGCGGATCATCCAGCGGTACGGTGTATTCAGCACCGGCTGTAGCCAAGACCGGCGATAGATCGAGTTCGGCGTTGAAATAATGGCCCTGCGGATTGATTAGACGATTGAGATAGGTCCCACTGACCAAAGGACCCTTATCGGTGTCGTAGCCCAAACCCATCCCGTAATGATGGCGCTTGTTCGGATACAGACTCAGCATGACGGGCACCTGCCTATCGGCTATGCCGGCTAAATCCGGATGAATATCCACCGATTTGAAATAGCCGCTGTTGGACAGCGCATTGTGCGTATCGGCTAGCTTATGACTATCGTAATACTCGCCGGTTTTGACTTTGA
The window above is part of the Methylomonas sp. ZR1 genome. Proteins encoded here:
- a CDS encoding autotransporter assembly complex family protein, with protein sequence MTGNYRFHLYAVVLVGLFETLEASADVLIQGIDGELLRNVEISLSLREQDCKAPDWKINSLFLKADQEIDDALRALGYYHVSLEKNLDIKPDCWKARFAIKPGEPMRVTAIDVQFLGEAVDDPAFASLREKLSAKVGSPLHHGHYEALKKQIEALALERGYLQGRFATSQLRVDPSQDRADIVLHYDAGPRLYFGEVKIDQAVLDPAFVAKLVKVKTGEYYDSHKLADTHNALSNSGYFKSVDIHPDLAGIADRQVPVMLSLYPNKRHHYGMGLGYDTDKGPLVSGTYLNRLINPQGHYFNAELDLSPVLATAGAEYTVPLDDPLNDSLSFGAGVKREDTTSYTSWAGKLSARLKHAFTSGWKQTLFIDYSYEKYTAANTTDTTLLLLPGGSWLRSVSDNPLRPTRGYRLEFSVDGSYKSPLSHISMLQGFVAGVWMHPVGDVGRIVLRGEQGATLVDNFDKLPTTYRYFAGGMNSIRGYSYKELGPKDATGAVVGGRFLSVVSVEYEHSVLDNWGAAAFIDAGNAYNLDGIQVKTGVGLGVRWYSPIGLVRLDFAVPLQPADSSFQVHFAAGTRL
- a CDS encoding translocation/assembly module TamB domain-containing protein: MVPFRKAVLFGNLAGERLTADLDLATDGSDFIRAQLQLDQGPGQSLAGNLAAKINDLGLFQDLVPNMSGLKGRFGADLKLGGTLPQPVAQGRLSLEDGRLQIDELGIVLSDIQLHADAVNDDQQLQVHGSLRSGGGRLAIDGLLGLDGIADLDVLGNDFEVAKLPEAEVTIAPHLKLGRSARGDTKVTGALGIDKAMVKIKELPASAVAVSRDEVIVGKTDSDQAIEAPPGIDADVAIQLGRQVTFSGLGLDTKLTGQLQFLKLDRRLALHGAIDMADGRYRSYGQDLKLRKGRFLFNGPIDRPWLDVEAYRVSKDQKVTAVLQVSGSATAPQTKIYTEPSLPESDALAYLITGASLNQAGKDEGNMIASAALSYGAGRLSWLTEKLGIDEFEVQQGKSFADTLVTAGQYLTANTYVGTKLGLFSKQALLVLKYKLTDSINLETQTGTSQRVKVNYEFDTD